Proteins encoded by one window of Candidatus Nezhaarchaeota archaeon:
- a CDS encoding ribosomal protein L13e: MSLSSRAPKPLVQAHSRGGLPAKTRIGRGFSISELKAVGLDVKRAKRLGLKIDVRRRTSHEVNVNALKEFLKSIQYTL; this comes from the coding sequence ATGAGCCTTAGCAGCAGAGCCCCAAAGCCTCTCGTTCAAGCTCATTCGCGTGGAGGGTTGCCCGCTAAAACCAGGATTGGAAGAGGCTTCAGCATATCAGAGCTTAAAGCTGTGGGGCTAGATGTTAAGAGAGCTAAGAGGCTTGGCTTGAAAATTGATGTTAGGAGGAGGACAAGTCATGAGGTTAACGTCAACGCGCTGAAAGAGTTCTTAAAGAGCATTCAGTACACTTTGTGA